A region of Ictalurus furcatus strain D&B chromosome 1, Billie_1.0, whole genome shotgun sequence DNA encodes the following proteins:
- the fxyd7 gene encoding FXYD domain containing ion transport regulator 7 isoform X3, producing the protein MATTAESLWEDQSAFDYDYETLRTTGVILAVVMFVSGILIALIQVLWNSLNPPKQKYLLSQYRDCNLCPRMLLRM; encoded by the exons ATGGCTACTACAGCAG AGTCATTGTGGGAGGACCAGAGTGCCTTTGATTATG ATTATGAGACGCTGCGAACCACCGGGGTTATTCTCGCTGTGGTAATGTTTGTATCTGGAATCCTCATAGCCCTGA TTCAAGTCCTGTGGAACAGCCTCAACCCCCCAAAACAGAAG TACCTGCTCAGTCAGTATAGAGACTGCAATCTATGCCCAAGGATGCTCCTAAGAATGTGA
- the fxyd7 gene encoding FXYD domain containing ion transport regulator 7 isoform X2 — translation MLPLSRFFVFYILFPESLWEDQSAFDYDYETLRTTGVILAVVMFVSGILIALSKKFKCSKSSNSSPVEQPQPPKTEVPAQSV, via the exons ATGTTACCACTGTCAAGAttctttgtattttatattctcTTCCCAGAGTCATTGTGGGAGGACCAGAGTGCCTTTGATTATG ATTATGAGACGCTGCGAACCACCGGGGTTATTCTCGCTGTGGTAATGTTTGTATCTGGAATCCTCATAGCCCTGA GTAAAAAATTCAAATGTTCAAAGTCCTCCAA TTCAAGTCCTGTGGAACAGCCTCAACCCCCCAAAACAGAAG TACCTGCTCAGTCAGTATAG
- the fxyd7 gene encoding FXYD domain containing ion transport regulator 7 isoform X1: MLPLSRFFVFYILFPESLWEDQSAFDYDYETLRTTGVILAVVMFVSGILIALIQVLWNSLNPPKQKYLLSQYRDCNLCPRMLLRM; encoded by the exons ATGTTACCACTGTCAAGAttctttgtattttatattctcTTCCCAGAGTCATTGTGGGAGGACCAGAGTGCCTTTGATTATG ATTATGAGACGCTGCGAACCACCGGGGTTATTCTCGCTGTGGTAATGTTTGTATCTGGAATCCTCATAGCCCTGA TTCAAGTCCTGTGGAACAGCCTCAACCCCCCAAAACAGAAG TACCTGCTCAGTCAGTATAGAGACTGCAATCTATGCCCAAGGATGCTCCTAAGAATGTGA
- the LOC128606745 gene encoding NF-kappa-B inhibitor delta codes for MTTGNPPIFALVFFSSLLLFSFAPKEKPCNTLPTVKKLLEQKRKRETSSAPPICASATNNTGAAAPIPVSTSDLSASANSSYSDMAAMRYDRLEVAMQPHSSSFQECSPFSCLTYATDSPCPLSYTPGPVYSLSAEPQLSSYNPLSLQDCPTAQIPQHFQPSTECPVISAMPSSSIDLRTQSISVPSSGYVWPSGSRAQASTVPCSLSVRPQMDMNMAKLEEARLVLQAMDCRTTWKDDDGDTILHIYTAKGQREYAFAAAEKLQELGSLDTKEHRGKTALLVAVAANQPEIVQDLLSLGADISICDIKGQTALHLAATYGFPQVMKVILSMEHGMDLETRNFEGLTPLHCAVISHNATMKALASTSSSSSVWLPDGNLQSQAENKLICLQLLMEAGASPLSQEIKSNKTVLHLAVKEGNIQLVHFFLNLQLPNIQAFINMKAHGHTALHMAAGLHGSPDQEELIRLLLSRGADPSIRNLENDQPVHLLQSGEQGEKLKLILKKRNASRRRITSIQDQE; via the exons ATGACCACTGGAAACCCTCCGATATTTGcattagtctttttttcttctcttttgcttttttccttTG CGCCAAAGGAGAAGCCGTGTAACACGCTGCCCACAGTGAAGAAGCTCCTGGAGCagaagagaaagcgagagacaTCTTCAGCTCCTCCGATTTGTGCCTCTGCGACCAATAACACTGGTGCTGCTGCGCCGATCCCA GTGTCAACATCAGATCTCTCTGCCA GTGCAAACAGCAGCTACTCAGACATGGCAGCGATGAGATATGACCGGTTGGAGGTAGCCATGCAGCCGCACTCCTCTTCTTTTCAGGAGTGCAGCCCCTTCTCCTGTCTGACTTATGCAACAGACTCTCCATGTCCTCTCAGCTACACACCTGGTCCAGTCTATAGTTTATCTGCAGAACCTCAGCTTTCCAGCTATAATCCTCTTTCACTGCAGGACTGTCCGACTGCACAGATTCCACAGCATTTT cagccCAGTACAGAGTGTCCCGTGATCTCAGCCATGCCTAGTTCCAGCATTGACCTCAGGACTCAGAGTATAAGTGTTCCAAGCTCTGGTTACGTGTGGCCCTCTGGGTCCAGAGCTCAGGCATCCACAGTCCCCTGCAGTCTGTCAGTTAGGCCCCAGATGGACATGAACATGGCTAAGCTTGAGGAGGCACGGCTCGTCCTCCAGGCCATGGATTGCAGAACCACATGGAAGGATGATGATGGAGACAC AATTCTGCACATATACACTGCTAAGGGCCAAAGGGAATATGCCTTTGCTGCAGCTGAGAAACTGCAGGAGCTTGGCTCATTGGACACAAAGGAGCACAGGGGAAAG ACTGCATTGCTGGTAGCAGTGGCGGCCAATCAGCCAGAGATTGTGCAAGACCTGCTCTCTCTGGGCGCTGATATCAGCATCTGTGACATCAAAGGTCAAACCGCACTGCACCTAGCAGCCACATATGGCTTTCCACAGGTCATGAAG GTTATCCTCTCTATGGAACACGGCATGGATCTAGAGACTCGCAATTTTGAAG GTCTAACCCCATTGCACTGTGCAGTGATTTCTCACAATGCCACAATGAAGGCTCTTGCTTCCACCTCCTCTTCATCTTCTGTCTGGTTACCTGATGGCAATCTGCAATCTCAAGCTGAAAACAAACTCATTTGCCTGCAGCTGCTAATGGAAGCAGGCGCTTCCCCACTCAGCCAG GAAATCAAAAGTAATAAGACTGTACTCCACCTGGCTGTGAAGGAGGGAAATATCCAATTGGTTCATTTTTTCCTGAATCTCCAGCTGCCCAACATACAGGCCTTTATCAATATGAAG GCCCATGGACACACAGCCTTGCACATGGCAGCAGGGTTACATGGAAGCCCAGATCAGGAGGAGCTGATCAGACTGCTGCTCAGCAGAGGAGCTGATCCGAGTATCCGCAATCTGGAGAATGACCAGCCCGTGCATCTGCTGCAAAGTGGAGAACAAGGAGAGAAG CTCAAGCTCATCTTAAAGAAGAGAAATGCCTCTAGGCGGCGTATCACATCCATACAGGACCAAGAGTGA